Proteins encoded in a region of the Raphanus sativus cultivar WK10039 chromosome 8, ASM80110v3, whole genome shotgun sequence genome:
- the LOC108833764 gene encoding uncharacterized protein At3g60930, chloroplastic-like: MDPPKEGSGETGISASGKRLMKVKQEIGEKMKRDKKEAKDSIAGRVSKRVKKKDASGGSASVGPHSPSSLKIQEVVNLMVQAYGQKELARVCSSDETPETAPEGWFCIHEKYISKCHLRFPLPDLLLDLLDHYQLALSQLCPSVIRVINGFITRAKEEGVAVGLSELMSLYTIKESSSKDGGSGTYYLPCRPRLGLFKSSGSDDDWRKKYFYVKIDPTTVPVGRALSVIWSDISDIEDPPKLTDKLSRALFRKLYQSPNTWASFTISRIGSARFPEQYNASDKTQGGAFLSSLKEVLDDGSSVPVRDVNPVETRAQDVVPRPEIPPVDVNPQAARDPSEVEPPRNKRSRTDLGDRPARSSSSSSRGGTVGWNFTHSKPESILDDPWGLATIMRHMKMVGCSMPSINGLTNKEEYVEIAHHMGQLAGAINRAQLRFEETVNGAPSAGDLAQATELFKTTKMELDLARARVSELEAEVGRLGLKADTQQGKLESQAIDIRVKNRKINELEAACRVAKHQVQEMIASSHLSQRNKEAEVKLAVRKGKKEVADAYNKILTSVKEKFVKKKDETDALIYVQELQANTELLKDLLSKEIENAEEEYHRLMVLIPEAAAAYEKAQVSDFSVSKLPIPQFSESSGTFEINMFNPAFSGEYGSNLGSVSPDLVPVETTPGGVDQDAEVEASAKEGDPIEKDKDDEADPGSKEG, translated from the exons GATCggtgagaaaatgaaaagagacaAGAAAGAAGCCAAAGACTCAATTGCGGGAAGGGTCTCCAAGcgggtgaagaagaaggatgctTCTGGCGGAAGCGCCTCTGTGGGACCTCACTCGCCTTCTTCATTGAAGATCCAAGAGGTCGTTAACCTCATGGTTCAAGCTTACGGTCAAAAGGAGTTGGCCAGGGTTTGTTCCTCCGACGAAACCCCTGAAACCGCCCCGGAGGGTTGGTTTTGCATTCATGAGAAATATATCTCTAAATGCCACCTCCGGTTTCCGCTTCCAGACCTTTTGTTAGATCTTCTTGACCATTACCAGTTGGCCCTCTCTCAGCTCTGTCCCTCTGTTATCCGGGTGATAAATGGTTTCATCACCAGGGCTAAGGAAGAAGGGGTCGCTGTTGGACTTAGTGAATTGATGAGTCTTTATACGATCAAGGAGAGCTCTAGTAAGGATGGTGGcagcggtacctactaccttCCTTGTCGTCCTAGGCTCGGTCTTTTTAAGTCCTCCGGTAGTGATGATGATTGgaggaaaaaatatttctacGTCAAGATTGACCCCACAACAGTTCCTGTGGGTCGTGCTCTCTCGGTTATTTGGTCCGATATATCTG ATATCGAGGATCCTCCTAAGCTTACTGATAAGCTGTCTAGAGCTCTTTTTCGGAAGCTATATCAAAGTCCCAATACTTGGGCATCTTTTACCATCTCTCGCATCGGATCTGCTAGGTTCCCGGAGCAATACAACGCCAG CGACAAGACCCAAGGAGGAGCCTTCCTTAGCTCGCTGAAGGAGGTCCTTGACGATGGATCCTCTGTTCCTGTTAGGGATGTTAACCCAGTTGAAACCAGAGCTCAAGATGTTGTTCCTCGTCCTGAGATCCCGCCAGTTGATGTTAACCCTCAAGCTGCTAGAGATCCCTCTGAGGTCGAACCTCCGAGAAACAAGAGGTCTCGGACTGATTTGGGAGATAGGCCCGCCAGgtcttcctcctcgtcttcgCGGGGAGGGACCGTCGGCTGGAACTTTACCCATTCTAAACCGGAATCGATCTTGGATGACCCTTGGGGTTTGGCAACCatcatgaggcatatgaagatgGTTGGATGCTCTATGCCTTCAATCAATGGTCTGACCAACAAGGAAGAATACGTTGAGATAGCTCACCACATGGGTCAG ttagCTGGAGCCATCAACAGAGCTCAGCTGAGGTTCGAGGAGACCGTGAATGGTGCTCCCAGTGCTGGGGATTTAGCTCAGGCTACTGAGTTATTCAAGACTACCAAGATGGAGCTCGACCTAGCTCGTGCTCGAGTTTCTGAGCTTGAAGCTGAGGTCGGGAGGCTCGGTTTGAAGGCTGACACTCAGCAGGGGAAGCTCGAAAGTCAGGCTATCGATATTCGGGTGAAGAACAGGAAGATCAACGAGTTAGAGGCTGCTTGCAGGGTAGCTAAGCATCAGGTTCAAGAGATGATCGCCTCATCTCACCTTAGTCAAAGGAACAAAGAAGCTGAAGTTAAGCTAGCTGTTAGGAAAGGtaagaaggaggtagctgatgcCTACAACAAGATCCTGACCTCTGTGAAGGAGaagtttgtcaagaagaaggatgagacCGACGCCCTGATCTATGTTCAGGAGCTTCAGGCGAACACCGAACTTCTGAAGGATTTATTGTCTAAGGAGATTGAGAATGCTGAAGAGGAGTATCACCGTTTGATGGTTTTGATCCCGGAGGCTGCTGCTGCGTATGAGAAGGCTCAAGTTTCTGATTTCTCAGTCAGCAAGCTCCCCATTCCACAATTCtccgagagctcaggtacttttgagatCAATATGTTTAATCCGGCGTTTTCTGGAGAATATGGTTCTAACTTGGGTTCGGTATCTCCTGATCTAGTCCCAGTTGAGACGACCCCGGGAGGTGTCGACCAGGATGCTGAAGTGGAGGCTTCTGCCAAGGAGGGTGATCCTATCGAGAAGGATaaggatgatgaagctgatccTGGATCCAAGGAAGGTTAA